Below is a genomic region from Populus trichocarpa isolate Nisqually-1 chromosome 15, P.trichocarpa_v4.1, whole genome shotgun sequence.
CTGAATGAATTGGGTGGCTTATCATGGATGGGCTTATGAAATAGGTGTGCACATTGGAGTTTGGAAAGGATTTGGCATCTTTAGCATGCAATTTTGCTGAGGGATAAAAATCCAAGAGGTGAAACTAAAGATAGGATTGCAACTTGATGATGTGATGGGATTAGTtggttgttttttgtattttatttgtttgtcgTGCAATTCAATTAGGTTTGAAGTTGGTTAGGATGTACTCACTTGATTTAGTGTGCATAATTTGCTTATCTTTCTGCTCAAGTAAATCATGTCTAGAAACTTGAAAGGGGAAAATAGACTTGAGTGTTAGATTTTGAAGTTGCTCTTAAGGGAATCATGATTGTGAGAGATCCTGCAGCCAATGGAGGCATGCTTTATGAGGTTTACTTTGATTTAGACTTGATTAAGATTGTAAGTTCccagctttatttttatttttttaattattttaatcttgaGCTGACTCAACTTGATTGTGTGTGTATATTTCTGTTTATCACAGAtgaaatgatgagaaaaaatatatggaatGCTACATGTATTTGAAAAGTAATGGAGTTTGATTATTTGAACATAGTCTAGAGATGAAGGCAAAAATGATTGTAAGGTAGCTACAACCTTGGGCTCCTCCACTACCTGTAAGCTTACGGCTCCTCCACTACTTGTAAGCTTATGGTTTCATATTCTATTATGACGGGTAGTGGGGTCTTGAGCTAAGCCTTGGAAATCTTAACGCCTTAATGCCTTTCAAATCTTCCCAGCCATTAGCTTACTTGACGCGGCACATAGTGTGGATAAAAACTAGGGTTCTTAAGCTCTAAGGTTACAATCCTAACATGATAGAGGAATAGAGAAAATCtctgatattttataaaaagtatgaATAATCTGAATCTGAATGTTCTCAACATAAACTAGACATccctatttatattagtttaagacctaaaatcttttataagaaaaggatttctaattaaaacttacttAACTTACATAATCCATCTAGCATTATGATTCCTAACtagaatatattaattaaattgaaaatcctAATCTAAATAAGACTTGGAAGTCACTGTGCGAGATTGTCTTTATTTACTGCCTTCCCAATCTGTGatcatcatgaaattttttCCCGGTAGAAAACAGGGCTTCCAGAATCTTCTGCTCGATTCAATGgctgaattaaaaattatgcttgATTTACCAAACTGCATCTTagacttttcttaaactctAAACCTAAAAATCTTTTGATGAAATAATGCAATAAACATTATTAGGCCAAGAATATTGAAGAATGTCCCCACATCACTGCTAAAGTGTTGGTTAGGATTTAGAAGATGCTTGTGAAGAGGTCATTATTGTCTTCTGTCTGTTAATTAGATACGGTaaagttttgaaatatttatttagtcaAATGATCAATTGCTTTAGTGCCGGTGATGGATCTTATTACAGAAGGATTTGGGACCTTTTCTTTAGAATCTAAGCCATAGAGTCTCAAAGATGGGACACCCTCATGGTTCAGTTGGTCAGGTTGAACTACAAGTACTGTCTTCTACTTTATGTAGGTTATTCAGATTTGAAATGTGTAGAGTGCTTGGTTACTGGTTTTCTTCTAATATGGTCAGTTCTGGTTGTTTTATAGGATTGCTGACGCTGAAGAAAATTTAGGTGAAAGTGAAGTTCGAGAAGCTCATTTAGCTAAATCCTTGTTCTACATTCGGATTGGTGACAAGGTGATTAATGGTTACTTATGATATTGTAATGGTTGTTTGCTTCATATATTTCCTTTTTGGTGATATCTTACTCACACACTATCCCCCTTTGAACCAGGAGAAAGCATTGGAACAACTCAAGGTGACAGAAGGCAAAACAGTTGCCGTTGGGCAAAGGATGGACTTGGTGTTCTATACTTTACAGCTTGCATTTTTCTACATGGATTTTGATCTCATTTCCAAGAGCATTGACAAAGCAAAGAAGTAAGTACAGACATAAATTCTTTAATTGCATTTTGCACTGATTCTGCTTTCTCAAAATCATTGAAGAtgtgtttttcatttacaaGTGCTTGTGTTTTAATGGCAGCTTGTTTGAAGAGGGAGGTGACTGGGAAAGGAAGAACCGCTTAAAGGTTTATGAAGGCTTGTATTGCATGTCCTCTCGAAATTTCAAGAAGGCAGCTGACTTATTTTTAGATTCTATCTCAACCTTCACTACATATGAACTTTTCCCATATGATACCTTCATATTTTATACTGTCCTTACAAGCATCATATCACTGGATAGAGTTTCTTTGAAGCAAAAGGTATCTATGGTTATGATTTGGTTTTCTGTCGTATAATTTCCTATCTGATTATGCCTCAGTGTTTCTAATTCTATTTGAATTTTGGCAGGTGGTAGATGCTCCTGAGATCTTGACAGTGATTGGGAAAATCCCATATCTTTCAGAGTTTTTGAACTCATTGTATGATTGTcaatataaatcatttttctcAGCATTTGGTAAGTAGATATCCGCATGCATCACAACATGTATGAATATATTTTACACATTTCTTGTTTCTGTCACTGTCACTCCCTCTGCAAATAAGTATGTCTATCATGTAGCCTTTCCCCCCCCATTATGTCATATGAGGTAAGAGTGTACCCTGGTAATGGAAACAGTCTGTCCCTTGGTAATGGAAACAgttttattcctttttcttcaattttatttgcaGCTGGCCTGACCGAGCAAATTAAACTGGACCGTTATTTGCATCCACACTTCCGATATTACATGAGGGAGGTCAGAACTGTTGTCTATTCCCAGTTCTTGGAATCCTACAAGAGTGTTACCATTGAAGCAATGGCTAAGGCTTTCGGGGTGACAGTGGATTTTATTGATCTGTGAGTGGCTGAATTTCATGCTCCTTAACTAGAGTTTTCCAGTTGTGTTACATGGAAGTTTGTATTGAATTAAACTTTTCTGTGCCTGCAGGGAACTATCACGTTTCATTGCAGCAGGGAAGCTTCACTGCAAGATTGATAAGGTTGCAGGTGTTCTTGAAACCAACCGCCCTGATGCGAAGAACGCTCTCTACCAAGCAACTATCAAGCAAGGAGACTTCTTATTGAACCGGATCCAGAAGCTGTCTCGCGTGATTGATCTTTGAAGTAGGTAGACATTTTGTTGTGATTCAGAAATGATTCTGAAACTTGAGAATCCCAGAGAAAGATGGagcatgttgattttttttttcatcatttgatcaaTGTGATACTAGTTAAAATGCTCCTTATTTGTTTATTTGCCCAGGTATTGTTAAGAATCTGAGCATGATCACGGGTGtcagtttttattttctgaattgAATTCCTTTTCAGATGCTTATTTTGACCGTCGGAGTTATCAATCCAAGCGGCCTGAGCTGCCGCCTCCTCTAATAATGAATACCAGCGAATCTTTTTCCAAAGTGGGCCTATAAGTAGCTTGGCATGAAAGTTGATGGTCATTGTCAATGGAACATGATTCCATCGATGAAGACACATGAATTAACTAGGCTGCTCCTGTTTTTGTGTTCTACTCGTCGACTAAACAGTTTTCTTTGGCGTATGGACCTAAACTTGAGGCTAAATCAAGCTTCTTATTGCTTGCAAAAGGATGAGTGTCGGGAGGGAGATATGTTTCTTTAAGAACACTCATCACTCAACTTCACCAGCATGCATTGGTTTTGGAAGGGTTAGACGGTAATTGTCGATCCTCTGTCGCTGCTCGCTCAATAAAGAAAGTGGTTAGAGCACTTTCAAACATGAAGCTTCATGTTTTACGATGTTCCGACTGGTCTCCACTTCTCCATTATGGATGTAAGCTTTGGCTTTCGATCTCTTGGAATGGAACGAGACGAGGATACCTTTTCTAACCAAATCAATTGATGGCCACAAATACTAGGGAGTTCATGGTCCATTTAGGACGAGCATGTCGTCTGCTGTATATTCGGATAGCTCTCCGAAGGACAATGGTCCCCGAGCATATGTATAAAAATGTACGTATCACCATGGCGTGGATTGTAACAGGCTATCAGCATAGCAAAAGGGCATTACAGGCATCATCAagtgctaatattttttttttctggtcttaggttcgagctctgtggttgttcatatgatgaccactgaaggcttacatgattgttaatttcagaGCCCGAAGAATTAGTtaaggtacacgcaagctggctcgaacacccacattaaactaaaaaaaaaaaaaaactaatattgtaCAGCGGACagaaacaattagaaaacgaATAACTAATTTTTCGGGGAGAcatctaaaaacttaaaaagacaGAGAAGTGACTTTGCTTGCTAGACGTGCTGCTGTAGGAGCAactttgcttttaatttataaccaaaatttcagtccttttgttttgaaaagcATGGATGTGATTACATTTCTTAGAGagttaattaaaatgattttttaagctaaaatttaactaaaaaataagaagctTGGTTGTGTATGCTCTTGTTAGTTTAGTggttaaaaacatttattttaatttttaattttatgaatttattatatcATGTTTGGAAccaaatgataaataatttgaattcatgtatttaaaagagattgaattgaattgaattaaattcattttagtttttatattaacctcttcatctttattttattttcttgaaaatagaGATAAGgggataaatattttaaaaaaactagtttaaatattaattttttattcataattcacctcttatttatttttatattatttttaaaaatcaaatcttatttaaaatttaactattAATTGCAAGTTAGGAACAAAATCTAAataatcaaacccaacaaaaatattaCCCAGAGTCGCCAATAATAACAAAGATAcagttgtcttttttcttttccatatcCCCCACACgaaagacaacacaattcaCAAGCGTAGTCATAGAACGTTCCTTCCGTTAAATCACCTccttctctctctgtctctctgcACCATCACTCTTTGGTTCCTCAGCTACAACCTTAAATACACGTCACGTTCTCTAATAGCTTAGTATCACATCCATTCTTGTAACCACTTAACCCGGGAAAACTCAGACTCAGGAATCTGCCTTTTTTTCCACTCAGACAGTAAAATTGAAAGATATTGTTGTTGCTCCATGCCACTATGCCTCCTCTTATAGATTTTAAAGACATTCAAGATAAGCTCTCTACTCAGTTTAGACCATGGCAACGCTCTTTTCAGTTCTGGGTTCGTGCTGCTGATATCTACACTGGCTATAAGGTTCCTCTCTCGTCTTTATCTTGATATTGTTGCATGCATGTGGATTTAAGTGGGTTAATCTGAACGTTTAATTGGATTTGGTCGATGGGCTTTGTGTAGGTGTTTCAACTGAGAGTGAGTTTGGTGAAGGATGTGGAAAAGCAGGAGGCAATGTGGGAAAGACAGCATGAGTTTGCTGCTGACAAGATTTATGCTATGTGTTCTGATCTTGGTGGGTTCTTTCTCAAGGTAATTTTCCTTCTTGTAACTCTACTGTGTAGGGTTCTTTTGCTTTTGTGAACCTTTTGAACTTGAATCATGTACTGGAATTAGTCTAATTCCAATTAATTTTTGACCTTTTTGCTTCCTTTCTACACAATTATCTTATCACTTGTCTCTACTCATTATGTTTTGTCttgcttttttattagttttgttatttttggatcAGGGGTTTGATAGGTTCGTTTTTCTGCTGTAGAAATTGGTTTAGGAACTGTTTGAATCAATCCGTTATGttcttctttatcttttccttgttagtaagcctttttctttttggtttatttttgtaGTCCATTTTGATTATTGGgtgttaatgatgttttatgCTGTTTTGGTTTGACAAAGCTGCTCTTTACTATAAgccttttcaaattaatttactgGACTTGAATTAGGTTGCCCAAGTCATTGGGAAGCCTGACTTGGCTCCAGCAGCATGGGTGAGAAGGCTTGTAACTTTGTGTGATAGAGCTCCGGCTACTCCATTTGATACTGTTAAGCTTGTGCTGGAGAAAGAGTTAGGTCGAAGCATTGAGGAcatttttgaaagatttgatGTGGAACCTCTTGGTTCTGCTTCAATTGCACAGGTAATGCATTTCATATAAAATCTCTGCCTGGCTAGAAGTGTAGATGTTTCATGCtactcattttttattcatcaagGCATTACCTGGAATCTTGAAGTTGCTGTTAATAAACATTGGGATATAAGTTGCTTTTGAGCTTCAACTGTGGTTTTGAAGTTGAAGAGTTGGTTACTTCAGAATGGATGGCAGCTTACTGTATCATGTGTATCTGACATGTTTTCCCTGCCAAATTAGGTTCATCGGGCAAGATTGAAAGGTGGCAAGAGTGATATTGTTGTCAAGGTATGGATTCTTGGATGCTAACTTCTAATCTCTGTAATGCCTGCAAGATTATAACTTCAAGTGTATTATAGGTCCAACATCCTGGAGTTCAGGATCTGATGATGACAGACATCTATAACCTTCAAGCGTTTGCTTTATACATGCAAAAGAcagatatcaaatttgatctgtACTCTGTGACAAAGGAAATGGAGAAACAGGTGCCcattatttttgtattacaATTCTTGTAGATTATGGTAGTACTCTTACCTTTCTGTTTTTTATGGTTAGATATTGTTTCAATTGGTAAAGTTGAAGTTTTGGATTCCAAGTTAAGATTCTGGATTACTACTAGTAGCACGAGAAAAATGCCCATCACTGTCAATGAAACATATTGTATAACAGATCAAGTATCTAGCAAATTAGAGTGAAATGTTTATTCTTCAACCACTAAGCATTAGTTATCTTAATCAACATTTTGTGAACAAGTAATATCAGACTATTAAGCCCAAGGAGATGGAGTTTCTCAAATTCatattttgtgtgttttatCTAATTCTTCACTATCTACATTCTTCCAAAACAAAGAATCACCGTAGTTGATCAAGTCCATATCAAAATCTGCTCATTTTACAGCTATCTTAATCTTTTGACTCAGTCAACTAATCATCTTCACTGTTCTTCATAGCTTGCTGAAATGGTATTTAAAGTTTGTAATGCCGataaaatctttcatttttaatGAGTCATCTGATTTTTCCTGTTTTGGTTGGGcctttgcaaattttttttcttgctttgaagattttttttcgagtctttctttgaagagttggtaacaatataattattttaccttTAAGAACAAGCAGATtactttcaaattttgaaatgaattatgtttcatttttattttgtgaattgTGGGTTTGTATTTTAACCAAGAGACTGTTGGTTTTTCTTGCTTCTTAACATTTTTAAGTTAAATgttgtttctttatttgtttgtttgactTTCATAAACCGAGGTTTGTGGCTGCCTCTGCAGTTATACGATTTAAACCTTGTGCTGATGGAATTTACTCCAGAAACTGTGAAGTGCTTAAATATTTAGATTCTTTCTGCATGGCTACAATTCTAATAAAATACTCCCAGTAATATTTCTTTGTTCATCTATCCCATTCAAGATTGGATATGAATTTGATTTCAAGAGGGAGGCTAATGCTATGGAAAGAATCCGGCAATTTCTGTACGAGAATAATAAAGCAAGTCCGGTTATAGTGCCACGAGTGCTGAAGGATATGGTCAGCAGGTATGTCTGTCCTACAAAATTTATGAGGTGCTTTGCTTCATTGGTTACCCCGTGTCaagttgcataaaaaaattaaagcagtgAGATGCATTCTTTCTATTTCATTTATATTGGCTACATTGTAAACAGTTTTATTTTGGACACACAAACTATTTAAATGTGCTCTTCTTGTAGCAGTTGCAGAATTCCCTCctacttattttttcatttaagggATGGAACTGGTGGTTTAGTCAAAGGTCCCAAACTGAGAGCAATATCCTGGTGGGTCAGAGATACTAGGAACATAGATAAATTGTCATGCTGTAGTCGGAGTAGTGAAAATGAGATTGAACACAATGAACAAGGAGAATAGACTTATGGTGTCAAAGTTAGATACCACATAAGTTGTGGGACCGCTTCATGTGATGAGAAGAAATTACAGTGATCACATTTTTACTGATTGGATGACAATCTCTCTGTAGATTGACCCAATTAGCAACGACACTAATCTAATGATCTTTGTGGTTCATGCTTGGGGCCATTCAAATAGTTACTCCACTTTACTCGATCATATGCTGTACCTTCATTCATATGCTGTACCTCCTCTTTTTGCCCTAAACACTGAAAATTGTCAGGCTGCTTGTTTTGTGGTGTTTGTTTGTTACTTTTTTGCTCTATTTCATTGCTCATATAACATCAGGCAGGAACCTTTCAGTGATCAATGTCTTTCTATTTATGCAGGAGGGCCTTA
It encodes:
- the LOC7463099 gene encoding uncharacterized protein LOC7463099, with product MPPLIDFKDIQDKLSTQFRPWQRSFQFWVRAADIYTGYKVFQLRVSLVKDVEKQEAMWERQHEFAADKIYAMCSDLGGFFLKVAQVIGKPDLAPAAWVRRLVTLCDRAPATPFDTVKLVLEKELGRSIEDIFERFDVEPLGSASIAQVHRARLKGGKSDIVVKVQHPGVQDLMMTDIYNLQAFALYMQKTDIKFDLYSVTKEMEKQIGYEFDFKREANAMERIRQFLYENNKASPVIVPRVLKDMVSRRALMMEYIDGTPILNLGDEIAKRGINPGGKIAAAAKQNILKSLTLAYGQMILKSGFFHADPHPGNILICKGSKVALLDYGQVKDLPDKLRLGYANLVLAIADCDPIRAAESYRDLGIDTSSKCENELQELFRLAETMFDTKLPPGVAMLQPFAEDSSIKKVSVEAFPEELFSVLRTVHLLRGLSVGLGINYSCAEQWRPIAEEALYLAGRLKDTDLKTKHRKQRFFRRLLQSE
- the LOC7454687 gene encoding 26S proteasome non-ATPase regulatory subunit 6 homolog, with translation MENQGETQQPHLVLSHKLFLLTHPDVQDIEKVRLKEEVLTTIKSDDMVPLYETLVAESLLEKDQSLLDSMRAKNEDELKKLDEKIADAEENLGESEVREAHLAKSLFYIRIGDKEKALEQLKVTEGKTVAVGQRMDLVFYTLQLAFFYMDFDLISKSIDKAKNLFEEGGDWERKNRLKVYEGLYCMSSRNFKKAADLFLDSISTFTTYELFPYDTFIFYTVLTSIISLDRVSLKQKVVDAPEILTVIGKIPYLSEFLNSLYDCQYKSFFSAFAGLTEQIKLDRYLHPHFRYYMREVRTVVYSQFLESYKSVTIEAMAKAFGVTVDFIDLELSRFIAAGKLHCKIDKVAGVLETNRPDAKNALYQATIKQGDFLLNRIQKLSRVIDL